Sequence from the Amaranthus tricolor cultivar Red isolate AtriRed21 chromosome 1, ASM2621246v1, whole genome shotgun sequence genome:
ACACAAGTGATAAAAGACGATTTATGATTCCTTTAACATACATAAGAAGTGAGATTTTCACGGAGCTCTTTAGAATGGCAGAGGAAGAGTTCGGAGTAGCAGCTTCAGGACCAATTGTACTTCCTTGTGATTCAAGTTTCATGGAGTACGCAATATCCATGATCCAGAGACATGTATCCGAGGATCTGGAAAAAGCACTGATCATGTCTATGAACACCTGTAGATATTCAGTATTGTCAAATGACCGTAAAGAACACATTAATCAGCAAATGTTTATCTGTAGCTTTTAGAAACTTTCCTAGGTCTTTTGTAGATAATAGAGAGTACTTCATTTGTAgtataaaacaattttttacCAAAGAAAGTTAATACAAATTCCTGCAGAAGTTCAGATCAAAAAGTGTTGTTATTTTAACATTATGCCTGTGTTTTTGTCCCTTCATGGTGTATGGTATAAGCTACCTGAGAAAAGGGCAGAAAAAGAGCTCATTTTGTTGTCATATGTAAAGGAAAATGGATGTCATTGGTGAACAGATTAAAAATTAGTACAGCACAGCACAGATAACTTACAATCAACATTGATTCTTCTCGTAAATTGGTACTTGGATGTATTATGCTGAATCCTAAATTTGTGGTTGCCATAAGACTTGTATCGATTATCAAGCAACAAGTTGTCAAGTTTGGCCTACAAGCTAAATTTTAATACTAGGGAATGGTTCTCTGATATAAACTAATACTAGACAAGGCCACCTGAATACCCACATGGTTTTTCTTCCAAAGACTTGAATCAAGGCAGTCAACATCGACGTGATATGTCCTCAGCTTGAAGCTATAAATCTTGCTCATCTTTCCATTCTCATTCTCAACCAAGCACTTCTTAATTCCTCATCATCACAGTTCAATCCAAGTCCTAAATTccaaaaaacaaaacagaaaactTAACTTATTAAATCAGACAACAACCCACAAAATGATCAGTACAAATAAGCTGATTAAAATGGCAAGGAAGTGGCAAAAACTAGCAGCTGCGAGCAGAAGAAGAATTGCCTGGTCAAAAACAGTTGCTGAAAAGGGACACTTTATAGTTTACACAAGTGATAAAAGACAGTTTATGATCCCTTTGGCATACCTCAATAGTGAAATTTTCACAGAGTTGCTTAGAATGGCAGAAGAAGAGTTTGGAGTAGCAGCTGCAGGGCCTATTACACTGCCTTGTGATTCACGTTTTATGGAGTATGCAATGTCTATGATTCAAAGACACGTAACCGAGGAATTGCAGAAAGCACTGATCATGTCCTTAGCTACGTGCAGTTATTCAGCATTCTCAAATGACCTTCAACAACAAAATTCTCAGCAAATGTTAATCAGTAGCTTTTAGAAACTAACCTAGGTGTTTTGTAGACCTACAATTTCTCAattaactttaaataaaattaatcctTAGAAAATTCTTTTTCGCCCACAATTATAAAAGACAAagacttttcaaaaaaaaaaataaaattca
This genomic interval carries:
- the LOC130798147 gene encoding auxin-responsive protein SAUR65-like, with the protein product MINTKKLIKMARKWQKLAAASRKRISWSRTVAEKGHFVVYTSDKRRFMIPLTYIRSEIFTELFRMAEEEFGVAASGPIVLPCDSSFMEYAISMIQRHVSEDLEKALIMSMNTCRYSVLSNDRKEHINQQMFICSF
- the LOC130798175 gene encoding auxin-responsive protein SAUR64-like; this encodes MISTNKLIKMARKWQKLAAASRRRIAWSKTVAEKGHFIVYTSDKRQFMIPLAYLNSEIFTELLRMAEEEFGVAAAGPITLPCDSRFMEYAMSMIQRHVTEELQKALIMSLATCSYSAFSNDLQQQNSQQMLISSF